The following nucleotide sequence is from Williamwhitmania sp..
TTTCATGAAAAAAAACACCATCCTTTTTGTTTTCCTTAATCTAATTACGACGATTGCAATATCTCAAAACAGTATAGATATTGGTGGCCGTGTTGGTGGGAGTTACTATATTGGTGACTACAACGTAGCTACACCTTTTAGCCACCCCAATATTGCCGGTGGCGTTTTTCTTCGCTATAATTTTAACGACTACTACGCCGTCAGGTTTGGTGTAAATGGTGGTAACTTTTCGGGAGGCTATTCCGCTACAAATGGATACCTTCCTGCTGCAGGAGGTGGTTTCAACACGCTAATCTTTGATGGAAATGTTGCTTTGGAGATTAACTTTTTACCCTTCGATGCCCTAGCGTATAAACGAAAAAAGTATGCTCCATTTGTGAGTGCAGGCTTTGGTGTTTCCTATATTGGAGGAGCTTTGTCTCCCTCGGTACCATTGAGTATCGGCGTTAAATACCGACCGGCACGTCGATGGACCGTTGGCTTTGAGTGGACCATTAGTAAAACGTTCACTGATAAGCTAGATGGCTATACCAACTGGACGGATCAGAAAAATTCCGTAATTCATAACAACGATTGGTACTCAGTAGCCGGATTATTTATAACTTTCCGCCTTTTAAATAATAGCGTGGTTTGTCCTGTTTACAAGTAATTGAATTTTCAGAAATGTCCAAAGAGTGTCTCAATTTGCAAAAGGTTCCAATCCATGTTGCCATTATAATGGATGGTAATGGACGTTGGGCAATGCAGCGTGGTAGTCAACGCATCTTTGGCCATCAAAACGGTGTTAATGCTGTGAGGGAGGCAGTAGAGGCGGCTGGTGAGATAGGTGTTAAATATTTGACACTTTATGCATTCTCCACTGAAAATTGGAATAGACCAAAGGCTGAAGTTGATGCCCTTATGGACTTGCTCGTTTCCACCATTAATGGCGAAGTGGATAATCTTTCGAAAAACAAAGTGCGTCTCAGC
It contains:
- a CDS encoding DUF6089 family protein; protein product: MKKNTILFVFLNLITTIAISQNSIDIGGRVGGSYYIGDYNVATPFSHPNIAGGVFLRYNFNDYYAVRFGVNGGNFSGGYSATNGYLPAAGGGFNTLIFDGNVALEINFLPFDALAYKRKKYAPFVSAGFGVSYIGGALSPSVPLSIGVKYRPARRWTVGFEWTISKTFTDKLDGYTNWTDQKNSVIHNNDWYSVAGLFITFRLLNNSVVCPVYK